A window of Rhodococcus sp. SGAir0479 contains these coding sequences:
- a CDS encoding sigma-70 family RNA polymerase sigma factor: MLRPLLQRIASADTQAFAQFYDLTGARVYGLILRVLRDPGYAEETTQEVFLQVWKSASTFDPGRGSPLSWLMTLAHRRAVDRVRSEQSHTDRELVYETTNRVGEFDEVTEEVSRRAERQAVLDCLQALTEIQRQSVTLAYYGGRTYREVATELGVAVPTVKSRIRDGLSRLRGCLGVM; the protein is encoded by the coding sequence GTGCTCCGACCGCTGTTGCAGCGCATCGCTTCTGCCGACACGCAGGCGTTCGCGCAGTTCTACGATCTCACCGGCGCCCGGGTCTACGGGCTGATCCTGCGGGTGCTGCGCGATCCGGGGTACGCCGAGGAGACCACCCAGGAGGTATTCCTCCAGGTCTGGAAGTCGGCGAGCACGTTCGATCCCGGCCGTGGCTCTCCCCTGTCGTGGCTGATGACGCTGGCGCACCGGCGCGCGGTGGACCGGGTGCGCTCCGAGCAGTCGCACACCGACCGGGAGCTGGTCTACGAGACCACCAATCGCGTCGGCGAATTCGACGAGGTGACCGAGGAGGTCTCGCGCCGCGCCGAGCGGCAGGCCGTGCTCGACTGCCTGCAGGCACTCACCGAGATCCAGCGTCAGTCGGTGACGCTCGCGTACTACGGTGGCCGGACGTACCGGGAAGTGGCGACCGAACTCGGTGTAGCGGTTCCCACCGTCAAGTCCCGGATCAGAGACGGATTGTCAAGGCTCAGAGGATGTCTGGGGGTGATGTGA
- a CDS encoding anti-sigma factor has translation MDDDLMEWAHLYALHALDDEDERALHARLSAVDATTRAEFDTAVRLARETMAAASSLVAVTPRISLRDGLLRTVEGDDLTARRKGRPRWQTAVASVAAAAVLLAGGVVIGRELTETPQPASVTAQILDAPDLQSSSTAVPGGGTATAMYSKQANAAMLVMNGVTPPKPDTVYQMWLVHDDDQVAAGTMAPDQVAPTTTAVLEGIDGATRLGFTVEPPGGSTSPTGDMFASIPLT, from the coding sequence ATGGATGACGACCTGATGGAGTGGGCGCATCTGTACGCCCTTCACGCCCTCGACGACGAGGACGAGCGGGCACTGCACGCCCGTCTGTCCGCCGTCGACGCCACGACCCGGGCGGAGTTCGACACCGCCGTGCGGCTGGCGCGCGAGACGATGGCGGCCGCGAGTTCTCTCGTCGCGGTGACGCCACGGATCTCGTTGCGCGACGGCCTGCTCCGCACGGTCGAGGGTGACGATCTCACGGCCCGGCGGAAGGGTCGACCCCGGTGGCAGACCGCGGTCGCCTCGGTGGCTGCCGCGGCGGTTCTCCTCGCCGGCGGGGTCGTGATCGGACGCGAGCTCACCGAGACTCCGCAGCCGGCGTCGGTCACCGCTCAGATCCTCGACGCGCCCGACCTGCAGTCGTCGTCGACCGCGGTCCCGGGCGGCGGTACGGCCACCGCGATGTACTCGAAGCAGGCCAACGCCGCGATGCTGGTGATGAACGGCGTGACCCCGCCGAAGCCGGACACGGTGTACCAGATGTGGCTCGTGCACGACGACGACCAGGTGGCTGCCGGGACGATGGCGCCCGACCAGGTGGCGCCCACGACCACGGCGGTGCTCGAGGGCATCGACGGCGCGACCCGGCTGGGGTTCACGGTGGAGCCCCCGGGTGGATCGACGTCGCCGACGGGTGACATGTTCGCGTCGATCCCGCTCACCTGA